A window from Intestinimonas massiliensis (ex Afouda et al. 2020) encodes these proteins:
- a CDS encoding HPr family phosphocarrier protein, with protein MYSREIVVVNESGLHARPASDFVGLAGTFQSRVELQRVGEEDKYNAKSIIMLMSLGLAQGERAILSAEGEDEKEAVDALAELVAQMKD; from the coding sequence ATGTATAGCAGAGAGATCGTCGTCGTCAACGAATCCGGGCTCCATGCCCGCCCAGCCTCGGATTTCGTGGGGCTGGCCGGAACCTTTCAGTCCCGCGTCGAGCTTCAGCGTGTGGGTGAGGAGGACAAGTACAACGCCAAGTCCATTATCATGCTCATGTCTCTGGGTCTGGCCCAGGGAGAGCGGGCCATTCTTTCCGCTGAAGGCGAGGACGAAAAGGAAGCGGTGGACGCCCTGGCCGAGCTGGTGGCGCAGATGAAGGATTGA
- the ptsP gene encoding phosphoenolpyruvate--protein phosphotransferase, with protein MELLGKPVSQGVVIGEVLRYEPFRPEVEESPIPATEVPQALARYEQARASARAELAALEEKLKGGDPDKAKILAAHRDILLDPAMDEEIRALVKSQNASPDAAIAQVYDTYAAVLGRSKNPMMRERASDLADVKLRLLRCWAGAPERDLSSLPEPVIVVADDLFPSDTVALDRAHVLGIVTQVGGVTSHTAIIARSYEIPAVLGVAGVIECLTDGQTVILDAVEGKILTEPSEQELTAYRAKADQVAARLREEKTYLSTEPVTRDGVRLEVRLNVAAVNDRELSGTAHTDGCGLFRTEFLYLSGDRLPGEEEQFQAYQKVLAAFGSKPVVLRTMDIGGDKQLPALELPKESNPFLGIRGLRLSLDRMDLFRIQIRAALRASVHGNLKIMMPMVGALDEVRAAKMVFKEEGAALDAAGIPWDHGTELGIMVEVPSIALIADLIADEVDFVSVGTNDLTQYLCAADRMNPAVRPYYQEYHPAVFRVLNDLARTFQTAGKSVSVCGELGGDPLAIPVLAGLGIHKLSMGRSSVPAAKRVIRNLNMADAKALAQEVQGMKTAEDIRARLTAFAERATEGSNQHV; from the coding sequence GCAGGGCGTTGTCATCGGCGAAGTTCTGAGGTATGAGCCCTTCCGCCCCGAAGTGGAGGAGAGTCCCATCCCGGCTACGGAGGTTCCCCAGGCGCTGGCGCGGTATGAGCAGGCTCGCGCCAGCGCCCGGGCGGAGTTGGCCGCGCTGGAGGAGAAGTTGAAGGGCGGAGATCCGGACAAGGCCAAGATCCTCGCCGCCCACCGGGACATTCTGCTGGACCCGGCCATGGACGAGGAGATTCGCGCCCTGGTGAAGAGTCAAAATGCGAGCCCTGACGCGGCGATTGCCCAGGTGTACGACACCTACGCGGCCGTGCTGGGCCGGTCAAAAAATCCCATGATGCGCGAACGGGCCTCCGACCTGGCGGACGTCAAGCTCCGCCTACTGCGCTGCTGGGCTGGAGCGCCGGAACGGGACCTCTCCTCGTTGCCTGAGCCGGTCATCGTGGTGGCGGACGACCTCTTCCCGTCGGACACGGTGGCGCTGGACCGGGCCCATGTGCTGGGTATTGTCACCCAGGTGGGCGGCGTAACCTCCCACACCGCCATCATTGCCCGCAGCTATGAAATCCCAGCGGTCCTGGGCGTAGCCGGGGTAATAGAATGTCTGACGGACGGACAGACCGTAATCCTGGACGCCGTGGAGGGTAAGATCCTGACGGAGCCCTCGGAACAGGAGCTAACGGCTTATAGGGCAAAGGCGGATCAGGTGGCCGCCCGCCTGCGGGAGGAGAAGACCTACTTGAGCACCGAGCCGGTCACCCGGGACGGCGTCCGGCTGGAAGTCCGCCTCAACGTGGCGGCGGTCAATGACCGTGAGCTCTCCGGCACGGCCCACACAGATGGGTGCGGTCTCTTCCGGACGGAATTTCTTTACCTGAGCGGCGATCGTCTGCCCGGTGAGGAGGAGCAGTTCCAAGCCTATCAAAAAGTGCTCGCCGCCTTTGGGTCCAAGCCGGTGGTGCTGCGCACCATGGACATCGGCGGGGATAAGCAGCTTCCTGCCCTGGAACTGCCCAAGGAGAGCAATCCCTTCCTTGGCATCCGCGGGCTGCGGCTCTCGCTGGACCGGATGGACCTGTTCCGCATCCAAATCCGCGCCGCGCTCCGGGCCTCGGTCCATGGAAACCTGAAGATCATGATGCCCATGGTGGGCGCGTTGGACGAGGTGCGCGCGGCCAAGATGGTCTTCAAAGAGGAGGGCGCCGCGCTGGACGCGGCGGGTATCCCCTGGGACCACGGGACCGAGCTCGGAATCATGGTGGAGGTGCCCTCCATCGCGCTGATTGCCGATTTGATCGCCGATGAGGTGGACTTCGTCAGCGTGGGAACCAACGACCTGACCCAGTATCTCTGTGCCGCCGACCGGATGAACCCGGCGGTCCGGCCCTACTATCAGGAGTACCATCCGGCGGTCTTTCGCGTCTTGAACGATCTGGCCCGCACCTTCCAGACCGCAGGAAAGAGCGTCAGCGTCTGTGGGGAGCTGGGGGGTGATCCTCTGGCGATTCCGGTTCTGGCTGGACTGGGCATCCACAAGCTGTCCATGGGGCGCTCCTCCGTCCCCGCTGCCAAACGTGTCATTCGGAATTTGAATATGGCCGACGCGAAGGCGCTGGCCCAAGAGGTTCAAGGTATGAAGACCGCGGAAGACATCAGAGCCCGGCTCACCGCCTTTGCGGAGCGGGCGACAGAAGGGAGTAATCAGCATGTATAG
- a CDS encoding N-terminal phage integrase SAM-like domain-containing protein, whose product MPWLELYKAPPIKKSTTYGTYLDLYHTHYLPCLGEMKLCEITQDTIQTYYQKLPKNGAQKAGRPGGPSAKTIRNHHMFRKDFFGYAQGRYKLDGNPTDLPAGEKASCCCATSLPCST is encoded by the coding sequence ATGCCGTGGCTTGAGTTGTATAAGGCTCCTCCCATCAAGAAGTCCACGACCTACGGGACGTATCTCGACCTGTACCACACGCATTATCTCCCTTGCCTTGGGGAGATGAAACTGTGCGAGATTACGCAGGACACGATCCAGACCTATTACCAGAAACTTCCAAAAAACGGGGCGCAGAAGGCCGGCAGGCCCGGCGGCCCGTCCGCCAAGACCATCCGGAACCACCACATGTTTCGGAAAGACTTTTTCGGCTATGCGCAGGGGCGGTATAAGCTGGATGGAAATCCCACCGATTTACCGGCCGGAGAAAAGGCGAGCTGCTGCTGCGCCACCTCTTTACCTTGCAGCACTTGA
- a CDS encoding enoyl-CoA hydratase-related protein produces MNNLLMEVENEIAVVTINRPKSLNALNSETLAELNTCLAEIEGRTDIKVVILTGSGSKSFVAGADISEMVNATPAEGRAMGLLAREAFGRLENMPQVTIAAVNGFALGGGCEISMACDIRVAAENAKFAQPECGLGILPGFGGTQRLARLVGKGRAKEMIFTCDMIDAQDAYRIGLANHVVPQEELLDYCKAMAGRIMKNAPYAVSLAKQVINSGADMDLDNGLKLEANIFGLSFSTEDKKEGMTAFLEKRKEKHFIGK; encoded by the coding sequence ATGAATAATCTGCTCATGGAAGTCGAAAACGAGATTGCGGTGGTAACGATTAACCGCCCCAAGTCCCTCAACGCCCTGAACAGCGAAACCCTGGCAGAGCTGAACACCTGTCTGGCGGAGATCGAGGGCCGCACGGATATCAAGGTGGTCATCCTGACGGGCTCCGGCAGCAAATCCTTTGTGGCAGGCGCCGATATCTCCGAGATGGTCAACGCCACCCCTGCCGAGGGCCGCGCCATGGGCCTGCTGGCCCGAGAGGCTTTCGGCCGTCTGGAGAACATGCCCCAGGTGACCATCGCGGCTGTGAACGGCTTTGCTCTGGGCGGCGGCTGCGAGATCTCCATGGCCTGCGACATCCGCGTGGCCGCTGAAAACGCCAAGTTTGCCCAGCCCGAGTGCGGCCTGGGCATCCTGCCCGGCTTCGGTGGCACCCAGCGTCTGGCCCGTCTGGTGGGCAAGGGCCGCGCCAAGGAGATGATCTTCACCTGCGATATGATCGACGCCCAGGACGCCTACCGCATCGGCCTGGCCAACCACGTGGTGCCCCAGGAGGAGCTCCTCGATTACTGCAAGGCGATGGCCGGCCGTATCATGAAGAACGCCCCCTACGCCGTCTCCCTGGCCAAGCAGGTCATCAACTCCGGCGCCGACATGGATCTGGACAACGGCCTGAAGCTGGAGGCCAACATCTTCGGCCTATCCTTCTCCACGGAGGACAAGAAGGAAGGCATGACCGCGTTCCTGGAGAAGCGCAAGGAGAAGCACTTTATCGGCAAGTGA